Below is a window of Camelina sativa cultivar DH55 chromosome 11, Cs, whole genome shotgun sequence DNA.
TGCCATATGCATTCCAAGATTCATCAGATTGAAGCCCTAACTAACTAAAAATCCGAAAGGAATCTTCATTCAGACACaactaaaaatttgatatatatatttgcaaaacGAAAAGGAGATTCAAAGCCGGAAGTCAGAGTTTGATATAATCATCTTTCCCAAGAAAATGTAGGAAACTGAAGAGATTCAAAACAAGATTTATCTAGATTCACTTCAAAATCCCTAaagaacataattttttttatgacaaaaatcagccgacaaaaaaaaaattaagagatatATGGAAATAATTTGGACAAAGAATGGaatgaaacaaaagcaaaataatGGCAGAAAGTAAAACCCTGGAAAGGGGCATGAACTAGATCTCATGATGATGCTCTCTGAGTTTACCTCTGTGTCTTGTACAAGAGCCACAAACCCTAAGTCTAAGCTTTGCTTTTTTTCTGTGTTCTGATTGATTGgacagagaaaaaggaaaaagaagaaaacagactttttattttcttcttttggtgaACTAGTTGGATAAATAATTGATCAACAACGGAATAGAGAGAACACtattatttaagaaaagaaaaaacaaaagtgagtGGGTGGAATAGATAATACATGTACactattaattaactaaaaatatatataaattgtggaAACTTAAAGGACAAACTTCTAAAAATACAGGTGataatctgatttttaatttcattttgtgACAGAAGACAAGAGTGGGTGGAATAGATAATACATGTACAAAGATTAAAGAATAGTGTTTCTTCGATCGGCGTGTCGACATCATCGTACACTGATGTGCACTGTCAACCAATTATACAAGAACACGTATGTTATTTCAGCTTTCCCACAAATCACAGTCAGCTTCTGTTGAAATGAGAGACCTCGTCTTCAACAGACAACACACAgattccttttttccttttttatttggtttctttggTTATGTTTAGTAATATTCCTCTTTTCTATTGAAAGAAAATGTGATAAGAGTATGTCTaaaatatgagaaaagaaagtgaaataAAAGTATAATAACTCACACCATTATGTCCTCAAGTCTAAATCGTGATAAGGGGAATATGAATTATTCTTTCTTCCTTTCGGTCGTGGGACTCGGTCAACATTGATGCCAATTCTTGCTCCTCCATATGGgtgcatttttattattttcacaaaTGTGATCGTAACGTTTTATTCCCTTGTATTAGAAAGGAGGAtcttttagaatttttacaaagattaagaaaataataaatgatgtaTTATTGGtaataacttttgttttatgcTTCTTTTAATACTCATTACGATAGTACTCGCGTTACTGCCGCGGGATTGTTTTTTAGATAAATTGTGTATggtgtttgtaattaaaattcattaataGTGATTAATATACTTTTTGACAATGTtcattggtaatatttttggtattaggtttttgttattatttgtttttttaatattttaatgaaattgtaaactaaaatcaattttgttttttcttgtattacGATACATTGTAGTaccattattattgttaattgttttgtttatttaatcaatttcgGCTGATGATATTCAAATTAATGATATCAACTTTGATGGTATAGTTTTATGTAGTAATCTGCTTCCAACTCTTATATGCATTTAATTGCCTTAGTATTTAGTAGCAGTAACCTAATCCTAGCTCCCTTTACGTGTTATACTTAAAATATCTACTATATGCATCCATAATGAATCTAAAAAAAAGCTTCTGATATTGTTTTTTCACATTCTTCAAATCCTGGTGTATCATTGTCAGGAGGAAAAATAAGAGTGACGTGAATGTCATCAATAACTTCTTGTTGAAGTGCTTGTGCTAAACCCTGGAGTCCAAACTTGCGGGCTGAATATGCAGTATAACCATAGATACCCACCTGAAAAATTATACAAGCATCATCCTTCATCATGCTATCTTTGAAACTGCATTACATGAGGTCCACATGATTGCTCTTACACAAAGTTActttaatgatttgattttgctACTTTATCATCAGCTTCCAATTTAACTACGTCTACAATCAGCAGGATAAACTTAAATCTTTCAAACAGAAAGCTATAAAGATGTGTAACATGAGAATTAGTCGACAGGTTCGTTAATTACTAACCATTACATAACTATCTTCTTTGAACTCCTGGCAAACGCCCAACAAGAGTGAATCCAACTTATGAAGAGTTCTTCCTCACCAAACCTTGAAAAGAGTATGAGAATCTCAACCGACTGACAATAGAATTATAAAGACGATGGTTGGTCATGAATAAGCAATAACTACCTCAACACCACGGGTCATCTCTTGGGCTGCTGAGAATTCAGGTAGACTGTCCAGCAACCACCAAATTTCTAAGTTGAAACCCGCCCTACACCGCagattagttttttattttattgtttttttcataatttaatatatattaattgtttcgaattaagtttcatatttttttgataatttcaatgctaattttgttgtttttttttgttattagcttgagtttttgatttagtatattttgtttctgaatatattttcgttttattactttaaaaaataagtttttttttttaaattttaaaatgatattcTTCTGttactaaaagtctaaaacaatACTGAAAATTTTGGATGTAAATACAGTTAATCCAAAATGTTCAGTTttcataaaacaataaaattaaatgtatatttgaaaaataaaagtatattcaaatgaaaataaaattgcatctttaatatagattttatcAGTGTTTGttgataatattttggtttttagtttttttatttttttaattgtttttgctgcatttttttcttataaaatcataaactaaagtATTATTTGTGTTTTCTTGTCCTTCACCCATAGAGAAACAACTTTCCTGCTCTTCTTGTTCTGCTTCAACCGATAACCATCATCCCCAAACCTGTTTTTCCTTTTAAAGTTCTTATTAACTGAATCCTTGGAAATGTTAGACTTATACAACGTCTTAAGATCTAAGGTTATAGATTTCTTCGAAATTCCCACTCCATTAGAGTTACCTAgaatcacaaaaccaaaaccaaaaccagaatcGTAAAACTACCCAAAATCCGGACTGCGAAACAGGTTCCTAAATCAAACAATCGAAAATTCCCAAAAGTATTGAGATtaataggaagaagaagaagattaacaaTATCTAACAAGCGGAAATCGATcgataggaagaagaagaaaattaacaatatcTAAAAAGCAATCAACTTTGTAATCAGAAGGGGAGTTAGATTAATACCCCTTTGCGAGAATTTGGTTGAGGAGCTAGCTCACGTCTGGTGACGACATGTCCTTTGTTCAACCCAACGAACAAACCGGTCTTCACTGCTGGAGTTATCATCTTCACCTGCAACAAACTCAAAAAGAGTAGATTTAGAAATAGATTATGAAAATCTTCAAAACAATGTTAacaaaactttagaaaaaaataggGGACATTTTTCAgaatatactaaatttttaaagaaatttgaaaattacactcaatattatagttatttaaaaactatacattttgaaataaaaatagacatatataccctttttattaaaaattattttaacaattaaataaaattaataaaattaaaaactaaatttaaaatttaaaataattcaaatataaaaataaattactttttaaaattgttaaatttggaataaattattaataaatataaattataataaaaatgtatttattgtattttaaataataattacatgtatataaaattttgaaataaaaaaagaatttaaatatttttgttgatattatttagatctaaatttatttaaaaataaataattcaagattatacgatttataatatatatatatatatattaatgttttagacttattttaatcaatgttGATGTATTTATAATGTCGACTTTTTGAacaatcgttttgtttttttttacttctgttgACTTAATTATCTTTGTCATCGACTTATATTAAAACAGTTGACTTATGTTATGGCTAGTGGATTTATAACATAGTcgatttttttaactattgacttattttttttgttcatcgatttatatttttttctgcttatttgtttattcatttcTGACTTATTACATTTtacattgatttattaataaggtagatattttgaatggttgatttaagtttaatttttgtcgacttattcatttttccatcgatttattttaaaattctcgactttttttttgtttgattgttttttacatagtcgacttttgatgatgttgacttatttgttttgtttgttgacttaaatttttttctcgTCGATTTGTTTGATCTTACTAGACTTATTTCATTTTACGTTGACTTATTAATATGTTTGACTTTTTGAACTGtcgacttatattttattcctctgatttatgttttttctttgttgacttatattaaaaaagccgacttctttttttattaattgatttgttacatagtcgatttttttgaactgttgatctattttctaaaagctcacaatatttgattatgttattcaacttaataatttttaaaataaattaaaattatgtaacttttattcaaattttcattaaaacatttaatatatcgaaatatatatatatttatttttcaaaaaaaattattgaatgaacaaaattaaagaattattagtgaattatatatatatatatatatgtatatatatatatatatattgaaaactaatattatctgaaattttactaaacataaatccaaaaagaataattctagttaattttattttatttttatataataaatttttaaaattaaattgctAAATAATACCAGAATATTAATTATTACTTACGGacctattttatttattttatctgaattttaatcttttagttattgattaatattatatataatgaatttattcatcattttaaaacaaattttgaaaaattttgaatatctagtttacacaatatttttagatataattttgtcaaataaactaatttagttatattatatttattttttatttttttttaattaaggacAAAATAGTCATTTTGCGGAATACATAAGGTACAtttcaaagacttaaaaaatttagtatagatttcaaattttctacTAAAAATTAAGGTatgtattcaaaatttttaaaaaaatagaggtcCTTTATTACTTAATTACAGCAGAATGGCGCGGAGATGGTCTAACCACTTTTCCCTTAAAGCAATGGTCCCTCTCTCCCCTTCACGGTTATAGACTCTCCGAGAAAGCCATTAAAAAGTTGCCAGCTTCTCCGCAAACGGCAAAGATCCTCCGCCATTCTGCTGTCGGAACAAGATGGCAGCAGCAGCAAGAGCGTGTTCTTGAATCACAACATCTTCGAACTTGTTGTCTctcctagaagaagaagacctgaCCCGGTTATTATTGAGACCCGACCTGGAACCGGTTTAAGCACAGTGTGCGCCTTGGATCCATCCCTTAAAGAATAGGTCGTAGAACCTTGAGTATAACTCAAACACAACTTGTTGTCTACTAACTCTTGTAGATAACTTATGTTGTGGACACTAACCCTTTCCTCAAAAGTGATTCTCTGCGCAATTTCAATTGGGATGCCTACctcatttatatgatatttcaaGCGCAAACGTGAAATGCCTGCATAAGAAGGATATATTTCCCATCAATTTTTAAAACGTGAAACTGCAGACCCACCAATTTGTTGAATATAGACAATACAAGGGGGAAGCTTTTCGTTATGCAGATGAGGAAAGTGTTTTATTTCCATCGCTGAAACCTATCAGTAATTAAAATCAGGCAAGAGAGATGCCGATTCATCTTTATTTATCAATTAGGGAACTTATCACATAGAAAAAACCTCCTGCAGAAACTCTGGCAACTCAGGAAAGCATATACATACAAATGCATGATCGTTCTTTTTTTGTAGGCTCTTATTTTGAATCTGAGGAAGCACATAGATAGATACATACAATTAAAACAGACAGAAATAAACCAATTCGCTTAATTCACTggattatatatactaaagcACCAATCTTTATAGGTTAAATCAAGTACCTCTCTTGGACCATAGACAACTGCAATTACTTTGGTATTTCCCATCTCGTAAACAGCAGAACTAAAAACAAAGCTGAAATTTTTGTGTTCATATATAAGTGCCAAAATATTAGAACTGAGATGGAAATCaagataaagagagaagaatTAAGTATACCCGTCAGCCTTAGAAACTACTCCAACTTCAGCTACGATTTGCCTCATCTGAGATCTCATTACAAGACGCATCAGGAATTGACTTATGAAGGCATCATCAGCAAACAAAGACAAGGAATAGAGAGATGGGAAACATACCTCATTGAATCGGCCACCATCTAATTGAAACCAGTGATACATCAAAGTGAGCTTAGACGAACCACTATGAAGCTGTATGTGGTAATCCATCATCTCGGATCCATCATCATCGTTGGTAATCAGAACAGTGGCCAAATCATTTAAAAGATTAGATAGTCACCGTGATTCAAAGCTATCCCCtacactatattatataacaaatcaTTAATCGTCATCAAAGCTAGCCCCCTACATTCTTGATCTAAAGAACATGGAAACAACACTAACATTTACTTGGCAGCTGCAATGCAACAAGCTAAAGTTTTCCTAATGTTCATCATTTTACAAGCTTTTTGGTACTAACATCAAGTTCATCAATAAGAGAATCAACATTACTCCTGTCAACAAATTAACAAGTCCAAAATCATCATCTCAaatattaaatcactaaaactcaaaccaaaaaaaaaaaaaaaacgtaaatattttaactcacaaAGATGGCTTCCCAACGTTACAATAAGAACGTGAGTGATCATAAGCAGCTAATTAAAGATGGCTTCCCGACGTTGCAAGCCAGAGATTTCACTACTGCAGAATTCGCTTTGAGACCAACTTGTAGAATAGGCTTAAATCAAACACCAAACAATTAACTACAAATATAGCAATTGGCTCTCAAACCTATTATCATCATGCTAATTTAATACACATATAACATGAACACAAAACTACAAATAGAAATCAGTGAATCTTACCATATACTGAGGAATGAGTGAGGCGCCATACTTAGTCTTAAACAGCCTCTCCAAGCAATTCACAAGCGTGTTCTCAAAACCTGGGATGTCCGGATCAGTTTGTAAAGCTCTGCACGCGATTATTACAATTTAGCTACCAGAACTCAAAAGAAACccaacgaaacaaaaaaaactacttaaACCCTCAACAAACCACAAGAATAGATTCAAACAGAAATCGCAAAAGTTCGAAGAAGAGAATCACTTGAAAATAACGGGAAGAGGGAAGCGATCGAGGAACTTCTTAACCGATTCTTCGTTTTGCACGCCTGAGATCAAAACGGTAATCGGATTTCAATCACGTCGGAATCAGAACAATCACACAAATACGTATTAAAGGGAAGTGGTACGGGAACAATCGCGTTAGTTGCCGGGATAGTGTGCGAACTCGAAAGCAGCATCGAACAACTGGTTAACGTCTTCCATGgcgatttctttttcttttcagcaAAATTTGTTTCGCTGGGAACAAGAATGAGAGAGACGGAAAGGACCTCTTTGATGACGATGACGACGATGTCTCACTCAAGTCCAATGCTTCATCAAATGCGTGGCAACTGGGAAACTCTTTATATGAGGCGTAGCCCATGTACATTGTAAGGTCCAGGATACTCACCAAATATTGTGCTAAactgtattaattgttttaatttgattggatattaattttaaatgatgtgtTAGTCTCTGCTTCAATacaaaagctgatgtgtcatgcTCTGGTGAAAAACATggaagttttattgtattgatttagTTGTGCTTTTTTTTGACACTTGTCATTCAACTGCATGAATAcatttaattatgtattgtaaaagtaaaaacattagttagttatttgattttaaaaataaaaaaatgtattaaatataCTAAAGAAATTATCTTTTGTGATACAagtaaaaatcctaaaacattaTCTTTTATGATACAGAGGAAGTATTAAAAGAAGATTGgatcacaaaaaaaaccaatatgATGGAACATCgtataacatatatacattaacaTATTGTGATTGTATACGAACGGTTGATCATAACAAATCGTTTAAATGTTTAATGACTTATGTAAGTTAgacatgtcaattagggccaaagcccGCCGGCTGGTCCGGCCTGGCCCTGAAAAATAGCGGGCTcggacttaaatatatatgtccaaaaaaaatcgGGCGTTTCGGGCTCAGCCCGTTTGGGCCATAGGGTTTTTCGGGCTCGAAccagcccgaaaagccctttaaaaaatatatttgtacttttttgttaacatttttgtttgattgcaatatttgattaaaaatttattgtaattaaagttttaaactctaatcctagtttttatatttacttaaaaaccatacttaatactttaaaattttttatctatgatattttatatgaattatatattagtttatttggttaaagtatcgaaattttgtataaaattaagttggttgtattgaatatatatgagttattaaatttttgattgatttgttttatagtgcacCTTCAAACACTGTTTTGTAAGGcttataagtttaaatttttgatcggtaagataagcccgaaaaagTCTGAAAAGCCCTGTAACCCTTTTAGGGCCGGgctcgggctttgaaatataggctcggaaatatttcgGACCAGACCGGGCTATAGTCAAACATATGCGAGCTTTACGGGTTTTGGACCGGGCCAGGCCGGACCACCCGGATTGACACCCCTAAATATCTCGTGGCGcaaatactaaaattaaaattggacATAACACATTAACAACATGTgttattaacaaaacaaaaatgaaaatgagactCATTATGCTGAATGCTCCATTTTTGACACCTTTGAAGTCAAAACATGGATCCGTAACGAAACACTCTTGTTGTTGGGTCATCTATACAATTATTGGGCTTAATATACAAAATTGGGCttcgaaatttttttatatatgaatgaatATTCGAgttaaaaaactaaagaaatttataaatgaatttaacaaatttaaatcgTCACCTGAATCTGACCTTACACCCTCCCCAGAAAGCTAGAAACGCGAAGATGGGAGACAAAGGAGGAGATACAATAAAGTGGCCAAAGATCAAACTCAAACCTAATCTCAATGTCTCTTATCTGAAGAATCATGATCTCTTCACTGTAAGTAGTTCCTCACACAaacctttttaataatttttcccCAATTTTAGTTTTAAGCCTAATTGgtgttttagggtttatatcTCCCGATGATTCCTGAAGAATCCTCGACTCTAAAGTTGAAAAAAGGCTAAAATTTTTAatgggttttaggttttttgttgaaattgatTCGCTTTCTTCTTGTTTAGATGGTTTTGTTCATAACTTTTGTGAAATATGATTTGTATGATACTTAGCATTTTGAAGTATAGATTGGTTGCTTTGTGGAGATTTTTAAACATTTGGGGTTTATGATTTCAGGTGGAAAACTGTCTGACGTCTGATGAATCAAAGGGTTTTGTTAAAATAGCAGAGTCTCTCGGTTTCACTCACCAAGGAAGTCGTGGTCCAGCTTATGGTGAAGCTTATAGGGATAACCATCGTATCTCAGTGAACGATCCCGTCCTTGCTGATACGTTATGGCAATCAGGGCTTTCCGATTTATTTACCGATATCAAGATCAGGAGGAAGGTTGCTGTTGGCTTGAATCCGAACATTAGATTTTACAGGTTTGTAGTCCCAACATTTTTgaagtttcattctttttttcttggtgaTGGTTTACAAAATTGTGGGAAGATGTGCAATGAATGGATGTTCTTTTCATGTTTCTTCATTGCGGTCAATGGATGTGTTCTTTTACAACGTTGTAGATTTGTCACAGTGTGATTGTGAATTTTCAGGTATAGTGCTGGT
It encodes the following:
- the LOC104725695 gene encoding exosome complex component RRP41 homolog, with translation MMDYHIQLHSGSSKLTLMYHWFQLDGGRFNEMRQIVAEVGVVSKADGFVFSSAVYEMGNTKVIAVVYGPREIQNKSLQKKNDHAFVCICFPELPEFLQEVFSM
- the LOC104725696 gene encoding uncharacterized protein LOC104725696 produces the protein MNLTNLNRHLNLTLHPPQKARNAKMGDKGGDTIKWPKIKLKPNLNVSYLKNHDLFTVENCLTSDESKGFVKIAESLGFTHQGSRGPAYGEAYRDNHRISVNDPVLADTLWQSGLSDLFTDIKIRRKVAVGLNPNIRFYRYSAGQHFGRHIDESADLEDGKRTYYTLLIYLSGNSTKSKSKSSSSKTNVSSSAEPLVGGETVFYGSRNSIVAEVAPMEGMALFHIHGDKCMLHEGRNVSKGVKYVFRSDVVFA